A window of the Gammaproteobacteria bacterium genome harbors these coding sequences:
- a CDS encoding M81 family metallopeptidase, producing MSDHKLIAVGGFQHETNTFAPHLAPFENFERADSWPGLAVGEPLIEAMAGLNIPLSGFIETAQQAGHRLLPLCWCAAEPSSYVTRDAFERVADIICSGLRTGRSLEAVYLDLHGAMVTQHYQDGEGELLRRVREIVGPAIPVVISLDLHANVTEGMVEHSDAMTIYRTYPHLDMAATGARAFELLEFLLAGHRLHKAMRKIPFLFPLTSQCTDFEPCRSLYGALDAMSLRTGMSDVDFATGFPPADIAECGAAVVAYGVDEDTVEATADQLYQQVLDAEADFTFETFSADDAVLRAMDNDSDKPVVLADAQDNPGAGGTSDTTGLLAALVRHGAQQAVLAMLYDPEVSNMAHAAGVGAVLEVELGAKSGFAGVEPYRGQFAVEALGDGRFDFTGVMNLNSMAELGNMALLRIIDDNSEVRVVVGSARAQCLDLAMIRHLGIEPTEQKIVAVKSTVHFRADFDPIAAETLVVLSPGANYCKLTDMKYQNLRGGVRLEPLVPVHGG from the coding sequence ATGTCTGATCACAAGCTCATTGCTGTTGGTGGCTTTCAACACGAAACCAACACCTTCGCCCCGCACCTGGCGCCTTTCGAGAATTTTGAGCGCGCCGACAGCTGGCCAGGTCTGGCCGTCGGCGAGCCGTTGATCGAAGCCATGGCAGGGCTCAACATCCCGCTTTCCGGTTTTATCGAAACAGCACAGCAGGCGGGGCATCGACTGCTACCTCTGTGCTGGTGTGCGGCCGAACCCAGCAGTTACGTCACGCGCGACGCGTTTGAACGGGTCGCGGATATAATCTGCTCGGGGTTGCGCACGGGCAGGTCATTGGAAGCGGTTTACCTAGATTTACATGGGGCGATGGTCACGCAGCATTACCAGGACGGGGAGGGCGAATTGCTGCGCCGCGTGCGTGAAATCGTCGGCCCTGCAATTCCAGTCGTGATCAGTCTCGACCTGCATGCGAATGTCACCGAAGGCATGGTGGAACACAGTGATGCGATGACCATTTATCGAACCTACCCGCATCTCGATATGGCCGCCACCGGTGCTCGCGCTTTCGAATTGCTCGAGTTTTTACTTGCCGGGCATAGACTGCACAAGGCCATGCGCAAAATTCCCTTCCTGTTCCCGCTCACCTCGCAATGCACGGACTTCGAGCCCTGCCGTTCGCTCTACGGTGCGCTCGATGCGATGAGTCTGAGGACGGGGATGAGTGACGTTGATTTTGCGACCGGGTTTCCACCGGCGGATATTGCCGAATGTGGTGCCGCGGTGGTCGCCTATGGTGTCGATGAAGATACGGTCGAAGCAACCGCAGACCAGTTATATCAGCAGGTGCTCGATGCAGAGGCGGATTTTACCTTTGAAACGTTTTCAGCGGATGATGCGGTGCTGCGCGCTATGGACAATGATTCGGACAAGCCGGTGGTGCTCGCTGACGCACAGGACAATCCGGGTGCCGGTGGCACTTCGGACACGACGGGACTGCTTGCGGCGTTGGTGCGCCATGGTGCGCAACAGGCGGTGCTGGCGATGCTATATGATCCCGAAGTCTCGAATATGGCCCATGCGGCGGGTGTCGGCGCGGTACTCGAGGTTGAGCTTGGGGCCAAGAGTGGTTTCGCAGGTGTGGAACCTTATCGCGGGCAATTCGCTGTCGAAGCACTCGGCGATGGGCGATTTGATTTCACTGGCGTAATGAACCTCAATTCAATGGCTGAACTGGGCAACATGGCGTTGTTGCGGATTATTGATGATAACTCCGAGGTACGCGTTGTCGTCGGCAGTGCGCGTGCGCAGTGCCTCGACTTGGCGATGATTCGTCATCTGGGTATCGAACCGACCGAACAGAAAATCGTCGCGGTCAAGAGCACGGTACATTTTCGTGCCGACTTTGATCCAATTGCCGCCGAAACCCTGGTGGTGCTGTCACCCGGCGCGAATTATTGCAAGCTCACTGACATGAAATATCAAAACCTGCGTGGGGGCGTTCGACTCGAACCACTGGTGCCCGTGCACGGTGGTTAA
- a CDS encoding glutathione peroxidase, which translates to MLQNFEGQKVPQVIFKTRQGHEWVDISSDELFNNRTVVVFALPGAFTPTCSSSHVPRYNQLTPALKQQGVDDVVCISVNDAFVMNRWQQEQHADRITFIPDGNGDFTRGMGMLVAKDDLGFGERSWRYSMLVRNGIIEKMFIEPDLPGDPFEVSDAETMLHYIAPQAELPLDVTVFSREGCPFCAKAKELLRDSGIEFDELVLNRDFTESTIRAVSGRSMVPQVFINGERIGGSEALETYLANAKAA; encoded by the coding sequence ATGTTACAGAATTTCGAAGGTCAAAAAGTCCCGCAGGTGATCTTCAAGACCCGCCAGGGACATGAATGGGTCGATATCAGTAGCGATGAATTGTTCAACAACAGGACCGTGGTCGTGTTCGCATTGCCGGGCGCGTTTACCCCGACCTGTTCCTCGTCGCACGTGCCGCGTTACAACCAGTTAACGCCGGCGCTGAAGCAGCAGGGTGTCGATGACGTCGTCTGTATTTCGGTCAATGACGCTTTTGTCATGAACCGGTGGCAGCAGGAACAACATGCCGACCGAATCACCTTTATCCCGGATGGTAACGGCGATTTCACTCGCGGTATGGGTATGTTGGTCGCTAAGGATGATCTTGGATTCGGTGAGCGCTCCTGGCGTTACTCGATGCTGGTCAGGAACGGTATCATCGAAAAGATGTTCATCGAGCCGGACCTGCCGGGTGATCCGTTCGAGGTTTCCGATGCCGAAACCATGCTGCACTACATTGCCCCGCAAGCAGAGCTGCCGCTCGACGTGACCGTTTTCAGTCGCGAGGGCTGTCCTTTCTGCGCCAAGGCCAAGGAATTGTTGCGTGACAGCGGGATCGAGTTCGACGAACTGGTGCTCAACCGGGATTTTACCGAATCTACGATTCGTGCGGTGTCTGGACGTTCGATGGTACCGCAAGTGTTTATCAATGGAGAGCGGATAGGTGGTTCAGAAGCGTTGGAAACCTATCTTGCTAACGCCAAAGCAGCTTAG
- a CDS encoding amidohydrolase family protein: MLEKPCLKFFNAIILLALSLPTGAEEIPLVDAHIHYSHDAWDVLSPERAIEIMKTAGLKKALVSSSSDEGTQKLYRLAPELVVPVLRPYRKRGELSSWMHDESVKSMLSDRLATYFYAGIGEFHANGEQIDLPVLQHVIALAKQYNLFLHAHVDVDAVHRIFKSNPDALVLWAHAGFESPEVIANTLQQYPNLWADLSFREEFAFRGTVEDEWREMFKQFPTRFLLGTDTYTPERWFYVGEYADWSRGWLQDLPREIAENIAFRNAEVLLSRSATK, from the coding sequence GTGCTTGAAAAGCCTTGTTTGAAATTCTTTAACGCCATAATACTGTTGGCATTAAGTCTGCCGACCGGAGCCGAAGAAATACCGCTGGTCGATGCGCACATTCATTACAGCCACGATGCCTGGGATGTGCTATCACCGGAAAGGGCCATTGAAATTATGAAAACAGCGGGCTTGAAAAAAGCGCTGGTGTCCAGTTCCAGCGATGAAGGAACACAAAAATTATACCGCCTTGCCCCCGAACTGGTTGTGCCGGTGTTACGACCCTATCGTAAGCGCGGTGAGCTCTCGAGCTGGATGCATGACGAATCGGTAAAATCGATGTTGTCCGACAGGCTGGCAACTTATTTTTATGCCGGGATCGGCGAGTTTCACGCCAACGGCGAGCAAATCGATTTGCCTGTGTTGCAGCACGTGATCGCGCTGGCAAAGCAGTACAATTTATTCCTGCATGCGCATGTCGATGTAGATGCAGTGCATCGGATCTTTAAATCCAATCCGGATGCGCTGGTGCTGTGGGCGCATGCAGGATTCGAATCGCCCGAGGTGATCGCTAACACGCTGCAACAGTATCCCAACCTGTGGGCCGATCTGTCGTTTCGAGAAGAATTCGCATTTCGGGGAACAGTCGAAGACGAGTGGCGTGAGATGTTTAAGCAGTTTCCAACCCGTTTTTTACTCGGTACCGATACCTACACACCGGAGCGCTGGTTTTACGTGGGTGAATATGCGGACTGGTCGCGCGGCTGGCTGCAAGACCTGCCGCGAGAAATCGCCGAAAACATAGCATTTCGCAATGCCGAAGTGTTGCTATCTCGTAGCGCAACTAAATGA
- a CDS encoding DMT family transporter yields MLSTIELRPIIYLVFLGSSWGLYFSMLKVAALSGISYIGIITLTTLGVGAGMITIALLRRRKPEFSARHHLFYLVCALTGYLLPMIAELLVIAHMPASVLTLIVSISPLATLLIAWIMKTDTINMPRVVGVLVGAVAIFAILLPDTHINEAVAWYWLLLATTVPISYAIHHNFTARCWPSGSDSYQVACGEAIYASVLMVAFSMFHWQWQDVQSWNQGHSAILFMATIALIDIYIYFELIRLKGPIYTSHANYFMVISGVMWGMLIFAERPSPLMWISALLLVTSLYLIGERKTREENGRA; encoded by the coding sequence ATGCTCTCGACGATAGAACTACGCCCGATTATCTACCTGGTGTTCCTCGGCAGCAGTTGGGGCTTGTACTTTTCCATGCTGAAGGTCGCGGCGCTGTCCGGAATCTCCTATATCGGGATTATTACCCTGACAACCCTGGGTGTCGGCGCCGGGATGATCACGATTGCACTGCTGCGTCGCCGCAAACCCGAGTTTAGCGCCAGGCATCACCTCTTCTACCTGGTTTGCGCGTTAACCGGTTACCTGTTGCCGATGATTGCCGAGCTATTGGTGATTGCCCACATGCCTGCCAGTGTTTTAACCCTGATCGTCAGTATCTCGCCGTTGGCTACGTTGTTAATTGCCTGGATAATGAAAACCGACACTATCAATATGCCAAGGGTGGTCGGTGTTCTGGTTGGGGCGGTTGCAATTTTTGCGATCCTGTTGCCGGATACCCACATCAACGAAGCCGTTGCCTGGTACTGGTTGTTGCTGGCCACGACGGTGCCGATCAGTTATGCAATTCACCACAATTTTACTGCGCGCTGCTGGCCTTCGGGTTCTGATTCCTACCAGGTAGCCTGTGGTGAAGCGATATACGCGAGCGTGCTAATGGTCGCTTTTTCAATGTTTCATTGGCAGTGGCAGGACGTGCAATCCTGGAACCAGGGGCATAGCGCAATTCTGTTCATGGCGACGATTGCGCTGATCGATATTTATATCTATTTTGAACTGATTCGGCTCAAAGGGCCGATTTATACATCGCACGCGAATTACTTCATGGTGATCAGTGGTGTGATGTGGGGAATGCTGATCTTCGCAGAGCGCCCGAGCCCGCTAATGTGGATCAGCGCGTTGCTGCTGGTTACCTCGCTTTACCTGATCGGGGAACGTAAAACAAGGGAGGAGAATGGGCGTGCTTGA
- a CDS encoding response regulator transcription factor, whose product MKLLLVEDSERLQRSLSTGLKKHGFAVDQAFDGEQALSYIAVNQYDSIILDLMLPKIDGLTVLTKLRSDGKDCHVLILSANDQTEDRVRGLDLGADDYLVKPFAFDELVSRLRALNRHRSGVKNPVIEIDGVKVDSVTRQVLFDDKEIALTPHEYQLLEFLARRRGRVFSHDQLIDQLYDASSYVTRNAVEAHVSALRKRLRIAGAPKLVQTRRGFGYLIK is encoded by the coding sequence ATGAAATTATTACTGGTAGAAGACTCGGAACGTTTGCAGCGCTCGCTCTCCACGGGACTTAAAAAGCATGGCTTCGCCGTGGACCAGGCCTTCGATGGTGAACAGGCGTTATCCTATATCGCGGTCAATCAATACGACTCCATCATCCTCGACCTGATGTTGCCCAAAATCGATGGTTTAACCGTACTCACCAAGCTGCGCAGTGACGGTAAAGACTGTCATGTGTTGATCCTGTCGGCCAACGACCAGACCGAAGACCGCGTGCGCGGTCTCGATCTTGGTGCGGACGATTACCTGGTGAAGCCATTCGCATTCGACGAGCTGGTGTCGCGCCTGCGTGCGTTGAATCGGCATCGTTCAGGTGTCAAGAATCCGGTGATCGAAATCGACGGCGTCAAGGTTGATTCGGTGACACGGCAGGTGCTGTTCGACGACAAAGAAATCGCGCTAACCCCGCATGAATACCAATTGCTTGAATTCCTGGCTCGTCGCAGAGGACGGGTGTTTTCGCATGACCAGCTGATCGATCAACTTTACGATGCGAGCAGCTATGTCACCCGCAATGCCGTTGAAGCACACGTCAGCGCATTGCGTAAGCGTCTAAGAATCGCGGGTGCTCCTAAACTGGTTCAAACCCGCCGCGGTTTTGGATACCTGATCAAGTAG
- a CDS encoding ATP-binding protein: MYSIRNKLNFTIMASMIVVLSVTAAFLYLRVASHVEAVFDGAVLNKAHSLISLTELDEEGLEFDFAEEGVMLEFQQGENLEYYQLWEQGIDLLIKSPSLEEADLPRLSTVLGQHQFADLPLPDGRAGRLIEINFMPRVEIEDDPDDEDYGAEIPPAKPVTMVFARERESLDDTLFVIGSTIFGVILIVLMIVGLLVWRLVGSGLSPLSNLAKQVSEIDESKLDTRLIHEGDQSTEIAPIENQLNHLLERLQSAFEREKRFSSNAAHELRTPLAELKTLAEVAKMVPDDPEQVTSFFNDVGEISGQMEKVVTTLLELARSEAGLLRVDPEDIELSRYCDEIWQHTVNGGAGNRSLVKHMPEDLVINTDRDKLGMILSNLFGNAVSYSPDNAEIEIAAEIRNNNIVLEVKNASTDLKPEDIVHMKDRFWRKHKIQGENGHSGLGLTLVEALAKIMKLEVSLRLDNQHTFMVTISGLHPALQK; this comes from the coding sequence ATGTATTCGATTCGCAACAAGCTCAATTTTACCATCATGGCCAGCATGATCGTGGTGTTGTCTGTAACCGCAGCGTTTCTCTACCTGCGCGTTGCAAGCCACGTCGAAGCGGTTTTTGATGGTGCCGTGCTTAACAAGGCCCACTCGCTAATTTCGTTGACCGAACTTGACGAGGAGGGACTCGAGTTCGATTTTGCCGAGGAAGGCGTGATGCTGGAATTTCAGCAAGGCGAAAACCTGGAGTACTACCAGCTATGGGAACAGGGAATTGATTTGCTGATTAAATCGCCATCACTGGAGGAAGCCGATCTGCCCCGCCTGTCAACCGTGCTCGGTCAACATCAGTTTGCGGATTTGCCATTACCCGATGGCCGTGCTGGCCGCTTGATCGAGATTAATTTCATGCCGCGCGTCGAGATCGAGGATGACCCGGATGATGAGGATTACGGGGCTGAAATCCCCCCGGCAAAACCGGTCACGATGGTATTTGCGCGCGAGCGCGAGTCACTGGACGATACGCTCTTTGTCATCGGCAGCACGATCTTCGGAGTAATATTGATCGTGCTTATGATCGTGGGACTGCTGGTCTGGCGACTGGTCGGCAGTGGCTTGTCACCGCTGTCGAACCTGGCAAAACAGGTCAGCGAGATCGATGAATCGAAACTCGACACCAGGCTTATCCACGAAGGCGATCAAAGTACCGAAATTGCACCGATCGAAAATCAGCTGAATCACCTGCTTGAACGTTTGCAGTCGGCGTTCGAGCGCGAAAAACGGTTTTCGTCTAACGCCGCACATGAATTGCGGACCCCGCTGGCCGAGCTGAAGACCCTGGCCGAAGTTGCCAAAATGGTGCCGGACGATCCGGAGCAGGTGACTTCATTTTTTAACGATGTCGGCGAAATTTCCGGGCAAATGGAAAAAGTGGTTACGACTTTGCTCGAGCTGGCTCGCTCCGAGGCGGGTCTGTTGCGGGTTGATCCTGAAGATATCGAGCTGTCGCGTTACTGCGATGAAATATGGCAACACACAGTCAATGGCGGCGCCGGCAACAGGTCACTGGTCAAACATATGCCCGAAGACCTGGTTATCAATACCGACCGCGATAAACTCGGCATGATACTGAGTAACCTGTTTGGCAACGCGGTCAGTTATAGCCCGGACAATGCCGAAATTGAAATTGCGGCAGAAATCCGCAACAACAATATCGTTCTCGAGGTTAAGAATGCTTCAACCGATTTAAAACCCGAGGATATCGTGCATATGAAAGATCGCTTCTGGCGCAAGCATAAAATACAGGGAGAAAACGGTCATTCGGGACTGGGGCTCACCCTGGTCGAAGCGCTCGCCAAAATCATGAAACTGGAGGTTAGCCTGCGACTCGACAACCAGCACACCTTTATGGTTACGATTTCGGGATTACACCCCGCGCTACAAAAGTAA
- a CDS encoding alginate export family protein gives MRKLILIIFTSIWVCSVVSAEEGFPLEYEFLISAELSELDDLTLGDEPTEKRLEIEEYEFEFDLLYQIDDHWYAFFAGSLKDEVETIEPAGLEEEDISGFERKQIGIGVEFGDEIASDFSIGRVEFLGIGEWWLWWDEELDAVKLESSYGNFEALIGLAEEQSRENTDQDFIDPETDGIQRILASLGWEIADNQSLHFYYLDQQDDSSSFIDGETIDTDKEDEEDADLTWTGISYLGEFEDDTMGELEVELHYARVSGDETVYEFEAMPGGTSDVDGDPLKSRVRGSARGFLINWSPAQADDWSFILGRAEGEREYRQNGLQGDSEVFGELFQPELGNLVVETIGVEYEINENVEIGLLAFEYAQDRVIDELRDAAIDFELNGTSKDIGEEIDLVLTVEAFDGMELRLVVAEFKAGKAYNIEPGRNYDGETSQFWKIELEYEF, from the coding sequence ATGCGAAAACTTATTTTAATCATTTTTACCAGTATCTGGGTTTGCTCTGTAGTGAGCGCCGAAGAAGGGTTTCCGCTCGAATACGAATTTCTGATCAGTGCTGAATTATCCGAACTGGATGACTTGACCCTTGGCGACGAGCCTACGGAAAAGCGGCTCGAAATCGAGGAGTATGAATTCGAGTTCGATCTCCTGTATCAAATCGATGATCATTGGTACGCATTTTTCGCCGGTAGTCTGAAAGATGAAGTCGAAACCATCGAACCTGCCGGTCTGGAAGAAGAGGATATTTCTGGATTCGAACGCAAGCAAATCGGAATCGGGGTGGAATTCGGGGATGAAATCGCTTCGGATTTCAGTATTGGTCGGGTTGAATTCCTCGGTATCGGTGAATGGTGGTTATGGTGGGATGAAGAGCTCGACGCCGTCAAGCTGGAATCCAGTTATGGTAATTTCGAAGCCTTGATCGGCCTGGCTGAAGAACAATCACGTGAAAACACCGACCAGGATTTTATCGACCCCGAGACCGATGGAATTCAACGTATTCTCGCAAGCCTGGGTTGGGAAATTGCCGATAATCAGTCATTGCATTTTTATTACCTGGACCAACAGGACGACTCCTCGTCATTCATCGACGGCGAAACCATCGATACGGATAAGGAAGATGAAGAGGATGCAGATCTGACCTGGACCGGAATCAGTTATCTGGGTGAGTTCGAAGACGACACGATGGGTGAGCTTGAAGTCGAGTTACATTACGCCAGGGTTAGCGGTGACGAAACCGTTTACGAATTCGAAGCGATGCCCGGCGGGACTTCCGATGTCGACGGTGATCCCTTGAAAAGTCGAGTCAGGGGATCCGCGCGCGGCTTTCTGATCAACTGGTCACCCGCACAGGCGGATGACTGGTCTTTTATCCTCGGCCGGGCAGAGGGCGAGCGTGAATACAGACAAAATGGACTGCAAGGTGACTCCGAAGTGTTCGGCGAATTGTTCCAGCCGGAACTCGGCAACCTGGTTGTCGAAACCATCGGGGTCGAATATGAGATCAACGAGAATGTTGAGATCGGGTTACTGGCTTTCGAGTACGCGCAAGACCGCGTCATCGACGAGCTAAGAGATGCCGCTATCGACTTTGAGCTTAACGGCACCAGCAAGGATATCGGCGAGGAAATCGACCTGGTACTCACGGTGGAAGCTTTCGACGGTATGGAGCTGCGGCTAGTCGTGGCAGAATTTAAGGCGGGCAAAGCGTATAATATTGAGCCCGGCCGTAATTACGATGGCGAAACCAGTCAATTCTGGAAGATCGAGCTCGAGTACGAATTCTAA
- a CDS encoding DMT family transporter, with amino-acid sequence MLHESTEAATHSIDSRHGYAMLLMVIGSIAISFGGLVQRNIEVADPWQINVYRSLGMLLAIALIIAIQNKGRIIHTLRGIGRFGLLAGILLMVAGICFIQALTHTTVANALFVLGAIPFFAALLARIFLGEKLRNATLVTMLFAGCGLVLMILNGISVGSGFGNLMALVTALSFASYAVVVRYRRKIEMLPTLLISSLLIIIISLTVSGGDMDIPLNDILLSLFWGGCLSGFVNWMFIFASRHLAAAEVTLIMLLEFALGPIWVWLFVNEVPTRWTLIGGAVVITAVAVRAILELMHKSRPEQTPSQPV; translated from the coding sequence ATGTTACACGAATCAACCGAAGCTGCCACGCATTCGATCGATAGCCGGCACGGCTACGCGATGTTGCTGATGGTGATCGGTTCGATCGCGATCAGCTTCGGTGGCCTGGTGCAGCGTAACATTGAAGTAGCCGACCCCTGGCAAATCAATGTCTATCGGTCCCTGGGCATGCTCCTCGCGATTGCGCTAATTATCGCCATTCAAAACAAAGGCCGGATTATTCATACCCTGCGTGGGATTGGGCGCTTCGGCCTCCTCGCGGGAATCCTGCTTATGGTTGCCGGAATTTGCTTCATCCAGGCGTTGACCCACACCACGGTTGCGAACGCATTGTTCGTGCTCGGTGCAATACCCTTCTTTGCGGCTTTGCTGGCGCGCATATTTCTCGGCGAAAAACTGCGCAACGCAACCCTGGTGACGATGCTGTTTGCCGGCTGCGGGCTTGTTCTGATGATACTCAATGGCATCAGTGTCGGTTCGGGCTTCGGTAACCTGATGGCCCTGGTGACGGCGCTCAGTTTCGCCAGCTACGCGGTGGTGGTGCGATACCGGCGCAAGATTGAAATGTTGCCCACGCTACTGATCTCGTCGCTACTCATTATTATCATTTCATTGACGGTTAGCGGTGGCGACATGGATATTCCACTAAACGATATTTTGCTATCGCTATTCTGGGGCGGCTGCCTGTCGGGTTTCGTCAACTGGATGTTCATCTTCGCGTCGCGTCATCTCGCCGCCGCCGAAGTCACGCTTATCATGCTGCTCGAATTCGCGCTCGGGCCGATCTGGGTATGGCTGTTTGTCAACGAGGTTCCGACGCGCTGGACACTGATCGGTGGTGCGGTTGTCATTACCGCGGTGGCGGTGCGGGCCATCCTCGAGTTAATGCATAAATCGCGCCCCGAGCAAACCCCGAGCCAACCGGTCTAG
- a CDS encoding cysteine dioxygenase family protein, with the protein MRDIEELTGWLRSFEQQISLDELTDRLQDDSISAELLADHIHFSDERYSRNLLAYGPQFYALVLCWKPGQASPIHDHKGASCGVRVIEGVATETSFARENSRLVEKSVTTMRAGEVCGSFDDDIHEIRNNGDGNLVTLHIYSPYLDNINLYDRETGEITVFSDPMVASLSA; encoded by the coding sequence ATGCGCGATATCGAAGAATTGACTGGCTGGCTGCGTTCATTTGAGCAGCAGATTTCGCTGGATGAATTGACAGACCGCCTGCAAGACGATTCTATTTCGGCTGAACTGCTGGCGGATCATATTCATTTTTCAGACGAGCGCTACAGCCGTAACCTGCTGGCGTACGGGCCGCAATTTTATGCGCTGGTGCTGTGCTGGAAGCCGGGGCAGGCGAGTCCGATTCATGATCATAAGGGCGCCTCCTGCGGGGTGCGCGTGATCGAGGGTGTCGCGACGGAAACCAGTTTCGCCAGGGAGAACAGTCGATTGGTCGAGAAATCGGTGACGACGATGCGGGCCGGCGAAGTCTGTGGTTCGTTCGACGACGACATTCACGAAATTCGCAATAACGGTGACGGCAACCTCGTCACCCTGCACATCTATTCGCCTTACCTCGACAACATCAACCTATACGATCGTGAGACCGGTGAAATCACCGTGTTTTCCGATCCGATGGTAGCCAGTCTGAGCGCCTAG
- a CDS encoding D-2-hydroxyacid dehydrogenase, translated as MTIKLHIKNNHAGPDTFPSTPESEPVFTISMDRYQQVAQRYPELATQLEVFVDWDTDHWADSMRDTEILLTWDLPTENLAEVAPRLKWIHCIGAGVEHLCPMDWVPEGVTITNNKGAHADKAGEYALMAVLMLHNKMPAILSNQRTATWNSLFSTPIEGKTVGLIGVGSIGGGAAQQLDKMPVHIIGVSRHGQPHPHVHEMVAMDQLDAVLPRMDYIFVSLPSTPETRGLFDRQRLQSLKAGAGIVNVGRGSTFDYEALANLLASGDLSGAVIDVFDEEPLPHDSPLWSAPNFVVTPHVSADDGDNYVPITLELFFKNLQRYLAGDELLNVVRPELGY; from the coding sequence ATGACCATCAAGCTGCATATCAAGAACAATCATGCGGGTCCGGATACCTTTCCATCTACACCCGAAAGCGAACCGGTGTTTACGATCTCGATGGACAGGTATCAGCAGGTTGCCCAGCGCTACCCCGAGCTTGCGACGCAACTCGAGGTTTTTGTCGACTGGGATACCGACCACTGGGCCGATTCGATGCGTGACACCGAGATATTGCTGACCTGGGATTTGCCCACTGAGAATCTTGCCGAAGTCGCGCCACGGTTAAAATGGATTCACTGCATCGGTGCCGGGGTCGAGCACCTGTGCCCGATGGACTGGGTCCCCGAAGGTGTAACGATTACCAATAACAAGGGCGCGCATGCCGACAAGGCTGGTGAATACGCCCTGATGGCGGTTTTAATGCTGCACAATAAAATGCCGGCGATCCTGAGTAACCAGCGCACTGCGACCTGGAATTCCCTGTTTTCGACGCCGATCGAGGGCAAGACCGTAGGCCTGATCGGTGTTGGCAGTATCGGTGGTGGTGCTGCCCAGCAGCTCGACAAGATGCCAGTGCATATTATCGGTGTCAGTCGCCATGGCCAGCCTCATCCCCACGTGCATGAAATGGTTGCAATGGATCAGCTGGACGCGGTATTACCGCGGATGGACTATATATTCGTATCCCTGCCGTCCACGCCGGAGACCCGTGGCCTGTTTGATCGGCAACGCTTGCAATCACTAAAAGCGGGTGCCGGTATTGTCAACGTGGGTCGAGGTTCGACCTTCGATTACGAAGCACTCGCTAATTTACTGGCCAGTGGTGATTTATCGGGCGCTGTCATCGATGTTTTTGATGAAGAACCATTGCCGCATGATTCTCCTCTGTGGTCTGCGCCGAATTTTGTTGTCACGCCGCACGTATCGGCCGATGATGGCGACAATTACGTACCGATTACGCTGGAGTTGTTTTTCAAAAATTTGCAGCGCTACCTGGCAGGAGATGAACTGTTGAACGTGGTGCGCCCGGAACTGGGATATTGA